CCCGCCCTCGACCTCGTGGTATTCGTCCGACAGTGCCCAGCACACCTTCTCCGGCCAATACCGCGGCACCGTCACGGCCGCTTTGCCGCCGGGCTTGAGGATGCGGACCATCTCGGCGATCGCCGCCTCGTCGGCCGGCACGTGCTCGAGGATCTCCGACATCAGCACGACGTCGAAGGAGTCGTCGGCATATGGCAGGCGCAGCGCGTCGCCGACCTCGGCGCGGGCCTTCGCCGACGCCGGGACCTGCTTCTCGGCCATCATGGCGTCGAACATCGCGCCGACGTCGGCCATGTCGGACTCGGATTGGTCGAAGGCGATGACGTCGGCTCCGCGTCGGAACATCTCGAAGGAATGGCGGCCCTGGCCGGCGCCGATGTCGATGGCACTCGTCTCCGGTCCGACGTCGAGCCGGTCGAAATCCACGGTCAGCATCATTCGCTCCCTTCGATGGCGCGCCGGTATTGCGCGACGGTCTTCGCCGCGACGGCGGCCCAGCTGTAGTTCTCGACGGCGCGTCGGCGGGCCGCGGCCCCGAGTTCGGTGCGGGCCCGCTCGTCGTCGAGCAGGCGCAATAGTTCTTGGGCGATCGCACCCGAATCCTGCGACGGCACGAGGACGGCGCCGGCGCCGCTCCCCTCGCCGACGACCTCCGGGATCGCCCCGGCCCGCGTCGCGATCAGCGGGGTCCCGCAGCTCATCGCCTCGACGGCCGGCAGCGAGAACCCCTCGTACAGCGACGGGACGACGGCGACCTCCGCCGAGGCGAGCAACGCGGCCAGCTCCTCGTCGTCGATCCCGTTGACGACGCGGACGTGCTCGCGGATCGACAAGGCGTCGATGAGCCGCGCCGAGGGGCCGGTCGGGTCGAGTTTGGAGACGAGGGTGAGTTCGACGGGGCGTTCGGCGGCGACCTTCGCGATGGCCTCCAGCAGGTAGGAGACGCCCTTGAGCGGCGCGTCGGCGCTGGCGATGCACACCACGCGGCCGGGGACGCGCTGTGCGGTCGGCAACGGCGTGAACAGCTCCGTGTCGACGCCGAGCGGGATGGTGGCCAGGCGCCCCTCGGGGATGTCGAAGGCCTTGCGGGTGTCGACCTCGCTGCTGCGGGAAACGGTGAGCAGCACCGGGATTCGGCGCGCGACGCGCCCCTGCATGGCCAGGAAGGAGTGCCAACGGGCCGCCGTGATCTTGCGCCACCCCTTGGCGGCTTTGACGGCCAGCGCGCGGTCGCGGGTGATCGGGTGGTGGATCGTCGCGACGAGCGGGAAGCCCATCTTCGGCAGCCGCAACAGACCGTAGCCGAGGCACTGGTTGTCGTGGACGACGTCGAAATCGTCGCGGCGCTGCTCCAGCAGGCGGGCGACGCGCAGGCTGAACGTCAGCGGCTCGCCGAAGGCGGCGGTCCACATCTGGGCGACCTCGACGACGTCGATCCAGTCGCGGTATTCGCTGCGCTTCGGGTTGCGGAACGGCTCCGGCTCGCCGTAGAGGTCGAGGCTGGGCACCTTGGTCAGGCGGACCCCGGCGTCGAGGGCGGCCTGGTCGAACTCCGGGTAGGGCTGGCCGGAGAAGACCTCGACGTCGTGACCGAGTAGCGCGAGTTCGCGCGAGAGATGCCGGACGTAGACGCCCTGGCCCCCGCAATGCGGCTTGCTGCGGTACGAGAGCAGGGCGATGCGCAAGCGATCGGATGTGTCTCCCACTGCGCTACTCCGCCGCTTCCGCTGCGGCTTCGAGCGCGGAGACGTCGGTCAGCTTGATCCGCGGGCGGCCCGCCTCGCGTCCGGCGGCCCGCTCCGCGGCGTCGATCTGCTTCCACCCGGCCAGGTCGACGAGGTGTGCGCCCCGTTCGGCGACGAGGGCGGCCACGTCCTCGCGCGCGATGGTCGGGTCGGTCAGCTTCTCGTCGACGAAGTCGGCGATCACGGCCTCGGCCGTCTCCTCCCCGCACAGGCGGTTGCGTCCGATGCCGCCGGTGGCGCCGCGCTTGATCCAGCCCGTCACGTAGACGCCGGTGAGCGGTGCGTCGCCGTCGAGAACGCGTCCCCCGTCGTTGGGGACGACCCCGCGCGCATCGTCGAACGGCAGTCCGGGCACTGCCTCGGCGTGTCCCTGGTAGCCGATGGACCGCAGCACCAGACCGGTCTCGAGCGTGTCGGTCTCCCCGGTGGGGCTGACCGCCACCCGCTCGGTGCCGTCGTCGAATGCGTTCTTCCCGACCACCATCGAGGTCACCTTGCCGTCACCGGTCAACGAGACCGGCGAGGAGAGGAAGCGGAAGACGATGCGACGGTTGCCATCGGTCGTCGGGCGCTCCGAGAACTCTTGCGCCAGGCGCAGTTTCGTCCCGATCGTCGAGTCCAACTCGTCGTTGTCGAACGCCTCCTGCGACGCCGGGTCGAGGGTCAACTCGTCGGGGTCGATCACCACGTCGACCCCCTCGATGTCGCCGAGGGCGAGGAATTCGCTGTTGGTGTAGGCGGCCTGGCCGATGCCGCGGCGGCCCAGCACCACGACCTCGCGGATATTCGACGCCCGCAGCCGCTCCAGCGCGTATTCGGCGATGTCGGTCTTGGCGAGGGCCTCGGGGTCCGTCACGAGGATCCGCGCTACGTCGAGCGCGACGTTGCCGTTTCCGACGACGACGGCGCGCTCGCCGGAGAGGTCGAAATCGAGGTGCGTGTAGTCGGGGTGGCCGTTGTACCAGGCGACGAACTCGGTGGCCGAGATCGAGCCGGGCAGGTCCTCGCCGGGGATGCCCAGCTTCTTGTCGGTGGCGGCGCCCACCGCGTAGACGACGGCGTGGTAGCGCTGCGCCAACTCGTCGTGGGTGATGTGCTCGCCGACCTTCACGTTGAGGAAGTAGTTGAAGTTCTTCTTGTTGGCCGTGCTCAGGTAGCCGCGCTCGACGAGCTTGGTCGCGGCGTGGTCGGGTGCGACGCCGAAGCGGACCAGGCCGTGCGGTGTGGGCAGGCGGTCGTAGACGTCGACGGTGACGGTGTTCTTGCGGACCAGGACCTCGGCGGCGTACAGCGCGGCGGGTCCGGCGCCGACGATCGCGACGTGCAGCGCTTTATCCGGCATCGGGGGCGTCTTCTTGGGCGGCACCAGCCCCCCGTCGACGTCGTGGTCCTTGTAGTAATCGGCGTTGATCTGCAGGTAGGGCTCGTCTTTTTCGGACAGCTGGTCGTCGGGGTAGATGGCCTCGACGGGGCATTCGTCGATGCAGGCGCCACAATCGATGCAGGTCTCGGGATCGATGTAGAGCTGCTCGGCGGTCAGGAACTCCGGCTCGTCGGGCGTCGGGTGGATACAGTTGACAGGGCAGACACTGACGCAGCTGCCATCGTTGCAGCACGGCCGAGTGATAACGTGCGCCATCTGGTGATACCTCGCGGATCGTCAGGTAGAACGTGTTCTAGTTCACATCGAACTCTAGCGCACAGATCAACGCCTATCCACAAGGGAGATCGTGACCGCCGCAGCCGAGGGACCCAAGCCCCTGTCCGACCGCAAAGCGGGTGCCCGATTCTTCGAGGCCGCCTACCGCGTGCGCACCGGCGACGTGGACCAGGACATGCGCGTCCGCCTCGATTCGGTGGCGCGCTACCTGCAGGACGTCGCCAACGACAATATCGAGGCGACGGACTTCTGGCGTTCGGATCCGTTCTGGATCGTGCGCCGGACCGTCGTCGACGTGATCCGGCCGTTCTCCTGGCCGGCGACGGTCACCGCACAGCGGTGGTGCGGCGCGCTCTCGACGCGGTGGACCAACATGCGGGTGCGGCTGACGGCGGCGCACGAGACGAACCTGTTCAACCCGGAGCCGCGCGAGGACGGGCTGATCGAGACCGAAGCGTTCTGGATCCTCGTCAACGACCAGGGCTTCCCGACGAGGCTGACCGACGAGGCCTTCGAGATGCTGAGCTCGATGACCGACGAGCACCGACTGCGCTGGAAGGCGATGAACCCGGAGAAGGCACCGGAGCAGGGCAGCGAACCCGACCGCGAGCACGTACTGCGCGCCGTCGACTACGACCCGTTCAAGCATCTCAACAATGCCGCCTACCTGGCCGTGCTGGAGGACGAGGTACTCGCGCACCCCGAACTCATCGACGGCCCGCACCGCATGGTCATCGAGTACCTGCGGCCCGTCGTCCCCGGCTCGCGGATCACCGTCCGACGGCTGCGGGAGGACGACCGCCTCACCCTGTGGCTGTTGCTGGGCGAGGAGAAGACCGTGGCCGCCACCATCTCGCTGGGACCGCTGCCGTCATGACCCGACCCGCCCCCGCCAATCCGTGGTCTTCCGTGCGCCCGGGCGCGGCCTTCGGATGTCTCGTCCTGGGCGCCGTCGTCGGCGCGGTGATGCTGGTGCAGAGCGGCGACGACGACATCGGCCCGCTGCGGACCGTCGGCGCGCTGCTGTTCGTGCTGTCGGGTTGGATCATCTCGCTCTCGCTGCACGAGTTCGCCCACGCGTTCACCGCGTTTCGCTTCGGCGACCACACCGCGGAGACCCGCGGCTATCTCACGCTGAACCCGGTGAAGTACGCGCACCCGGGACTCTCGATCGGGCTGCCGCTGGTGATCATCCTGCTGGGCGGCATCGGATTCCCGGGCGGCGCGGTGTACCTGAACGAGTCGGGCTTCAGCAAGCGGCAGCGCACCCTCGTCTCGGTGGCCGGACCGGCGACGAACTTCGTGCTGGGCATCGTGTTGCTGCTCGTCGCACCGCTCGTCGGCGACGACTGGCTCAACCTCAAGGCGGCCGTGGTCATGCTCGGCTTCCTGCAGATCACCGCCGCTTTCCTCAACATCTTGCCGGTGCCCGGATTCGACGGCTACGGGGCGATCCAGCCCTATCTGTCACGGGAGACCCAGGCCTCGATGGCGAAAATCGCGCCCTACGGGTTCCTGATCGTCTTCGCGCTGCTGTTCATCCCGAAGCTGAACTACGCGTTCTTCGACGTGGTGTTGGGCTTCATGAACTGGTTCGACGTCCCGCGCGACCTGCTCTGGTACGGCATGCAGATGACCATCCCCTGGCGCTGAGGCCGCCCTCACGCGTCCCGGTCGGCGTCGACCACCCGCGCGCCCCACGACTGCGCCCAGAGTTCCAGCGGGCCGAGCGCGAGCAACAGCGCGGCGCCCTGCTTGGTAAGCCGGTAGCCCGACCGGCTGCGGGAGATGATCCGCGCCTCCAGTAGGTCGTCGAGCCGCTGGGAGATCGTCGACGGCGAGGCGGCCGGTATCCGTTCGCGCAGCTGCGAAAACCGAACTGAGCCGTAGCGCATCTCCCACAGGATCAGCAGCATCCACCGCCGGCCGAGCAGGTCGAAGGCGGCCATCAGGGGCCGCCCGGTCTCCGAACCGCGAACGGGCCGCCCAGGCAGCGGCGTGGGCTCTGACATGTGGTGATCGTATCGCAGCGGCGGAACACCCTCGGATCGCGAGCCCCCGAGCGGGTGTGACGCACGCCATAGTCCGGTACGGACTGAGGGCGAGCCAACCCTACGGAATCTTGACAATGATCATTGTCATAGATACAAAAATTGTACCTAGGAGGTGGTCCGCTTGCCGATCCCGCTGGCGTCGTCACGCGGCGCGCACCAGTCGAGCCGATGGCTGGGCCTCGTCGTGGTCGCCGTCCTCGCCGCCTCGGCGCTGTATGTCGCCAACCTACGGCTCAGCACGATCCCCGACCGTGCGATGGGACACGCTCCGGCGGCCGTCGGCGTCGGCGTGCCCCGAACCAAAGAAGTGCAGTACCTGGTCACCGGTCCCGCGGGGGCGCAGGCGACGATCTCCTACCTGATCCCCGGTGGCGGCGTCACCGACACCCAGGTCGCCCTCCCGTGGCACACCACCCTGACCACCCAGGACTTCACCACCGCCGCGGGCGTCCTCGCCCAGGTCCACGGCGACGGCGCGGCCACCTGCGTCGTCCGCGTCAACGGGACCCAGCGCGCGGTCGACCGCGCGAATCGCTCCCAGCCCGTCGTCAACTGCGCCGTTCCCACCGCATAGGACTCGAATCGATGACCCCCTCGACGACCACCGCCGGCAAACGACCTCGGTTGGCACGACTGCTCTACCGGTTCTCGGTCCCCGTCCTCGGCTGCTGGCTGCTGCTGGTCGCCGTACTCAACATCGCGGTGCCACAGCTGGAGTCGGTGGTGATGCACAAGGCGCAATCCTTCCTGCCGGACCAGGCGTCGTCGGTCCAGGCATTGACCAAGATGGGCCACTACTTCGGCGGCGGCGGGAGCAACAACTTCGTCTACGTGCTGCTCGAGGGTGATCACCGACTCGACCAACAGGCCCACGTCTACTACCGGGCACTGCTGGACAAGTTGACCGCCGACACCGAGCACGTCGGCTCGGCGATGGACTTGTGGTCCGACCCAGACCTGGCCCCGGCCGCCGAGAGCGCCGACGGCAAAGTCGCCTACGCGCTGGTCAACCTGACGGGCAACATGGGCACCGCCCTGGCGATGAAATCGACCGAGGTGGCCCGCACGATCATCGCCGAGAACCCTCCCCCGGCCGGTGTCACGGTCCACCTCACCGGGCCGTCCGCGGTGGTCAACGACGAGATGGTCGCGATCGCGAACTCGATGCTCCTGTTGGTCGCGCTCAGCGGCCTGCTGGTCACCATCGTCCTGTTGTTCGTCTACCGCTCGCTGATCACCGCGGCCGTCCCGCTGTTGACCGTCGGCGCCGGGCTCGCCGTCGCCCGCGCGACGATCGCGCTGCTGGCCGAGCACGATCTGCTCAACGTATCGGTCTTCGCCGTCGCACTCTCCGCCGTGGTGGTCCTGGGTGCGGGCACCAACTACGGCGTTTTCCTCCTCGGGCGCTATCAGGAGAACCGGCGAAACGGGTTGGGGCGCGAGGACTCGTATTACGCCGCGCTCGCCGGGGTCCAGCACATCATCATCGCCTCGGCGCTCACCGTCGCCGGAGCGATGGCCTGCCTCACCGCGACGCGGCTGTCCATGTTCAGCACGGCCGGGCTGCCGTGCACGATCGCGATCCTCGTGACGTTGGTCGCGGCACTCACCCTGGGCCCGGCCGTGCTGGCCGAGCTGAGCCGTCGCGGATATGCCGAGCCGCGGGCCGAGGCGGCGGCCACTCGCCGCTGGCACCGCATCGGCACCTCCGTGGCACGCTGGCCGGTGCCGATCCTCGTCGGGGCCCTGGCGGTCATCGCCGCGGCGATCGCCCCGCTGGCCTTCTACCACCCCAGCTATGACGAGCGCCGGGCGCAGCCGGCCGACTCCCCGGCGAACCTCGGGTTCGCCGCGGCCGACCGCCACCTCGCCCCCAACGTGATGGCGCCGAGCGTCCTGATCGTCGAGTCCGACCACGACATGCGCAACCCCGCCGACCTCATCGCCCTGTCCAAGCTGACCGACGCCGTCGCGTCGATTCGGGGCATCAACGCCGTGCAGGGGGTGACGCGCCC
This genomic interval from Gordonia sp. X0973 contains the following:
- a CDS encoding acyl-[acyl-carrier-protein] thioesterase, with translation MTAAAEGPKPLSDRKAGARFFEAAYRVRTGDVDQDMRVRLDSVARYLQDVANDNIEATDFWRSDPFWIVRRTVVDVIRPFSWPATVTAQRWCGALSTRWTNMRVRLTAAHETNLFNPEPREDGLIETEAFWILVNDQGFPTRLTDEAFEMLSSMTDEHRLRWKAMNPEKAPEQGSEPDREHVLRAVDYDPFKHLNNAAYLAVLEDEVLAHPELIDGPHRMVIEYLRPVVPGSRITVRRLREDDRLTLWLLLGEEKTVAATISLGPLPS
- a CDS encoding RND family transporter; this encodes MTPSTTTAGKRPRLARLLYRFSVPVLGCWLLLVAVLNIAVPQLESVVMHKAQSFLPDQASSVQALTKMGHYFGGGGSNNFVYVLLEGDHRLDQQAHVYYRALLDKLTADTEHVGSAMDLWSDPDLAPAAESADGKVAYALVNLTGNMGTALAMKSTEVARTIIAENPPPAGVTVHLTGPSAVVNDEMVAIANSMLLLVALSGLLVTIVLLFVYRSLITAAVPLLTVGAGLAVARATIALLAEHDLLNVSVFAVALSAVVVLGAGTNYGVFLLGRYQENRRNGLGREDSYYAALAGVQHIIIASALTVAGAMACLTATRLSMFSTAGLPCTIAILVTLVAALTLGPAVLAELSRRGYAEPRAEAAATRRWHRIGTSVARWPVPILVGALAVIAAAIAPLAFYHPSYDERRAQPADSPANLGFAAADRHLAPNVMAPSVLIVESDHDMRNPADLIALSKLTDAVASIRGINAVQGVTRPLARPLEQGTLTSQIGYIGNRFTQLTSLLKHRIDDLDQISTALDNLDSAVDGLSSALAEGSAGTTSLAQAATRLGDASGTTLGKVDDLSRALKPVRRMMKAPDCGRVEQCRAARSGLSAFDDLPALRSAIADVATGANSVSRALPLASSQIPVLRAALAQAREVIVPLRGTLNAILPQTEEITAFIDEVSKAYASGAPGSFFFLPSQALQSPLFQSGMPHFFSPDGKATRMVVTPEVEGFSREAMDVSAEVIPTAVAAVKGTSLAGSTVSIGGPGGTLLNIESFAHEDFIAIVVAAYAFVFCVVLLLLRSFVAACAVLGTVTLSYLAAMGLSVALWQGLLGNPLHWSVAPIAFTFLVAVGADYNMLLVSRFREEYRHGGGVGLIRAMVGTGRVVTVAGLTFGLTMLAMIASDARNVGQVGTTVALGLLIDTLIIRSLVMPAIARVCGRWFWWPTNFVYPRKSPDSG
- a CDS encoding MmpS family transport accessory protein; this translates as MPIPLASSRGAHQSSRWLGLVVVAVLAASALYVANLRLSTIPDRAMGHAPAAVGVGVPRTKEVQYLVTGPAGAQATISYLIPGGGVTDTQVALPWHTTLTTQDFTTAAGVLAQVHGDGAATCVVRVNGTQRAVDRANRSQPVVNCAVPTA
- a CDS encoding site-2 protease family protein, which encodes MTRPAPANPWSSVRPGAAFGCLVLGAVVGAVMLVQSGDDDIGPLRTVGALLFVLSGWIISLSLHEFAHAFTAFRFGDHTAETRGYLTLNPVKYAHPGLSIGLPLVIILLGGIGFPGGAVYLNESGFSKRQRTLVSVAGPATNFVLGIVLLLVAPLVGDDWLNLKAAVVMLGFLQITAAFLNILPVPGFDGYGAIQPYLSRETQASMAKIAPYGFLIVFALLFIPKLNYAFFDVVLGFMNWFDVPRDLLWYGMQMTIPWR
- a CDS encoding helix-turn-helix domain-containing protein, which gives rise to MSEPTPLPGRPVRGSETGRPLMAAFDLLGRRWMLLILWEMRYGSVRFSQLRERIPAASPSTISQRLDDLLEARIISRSRSGYRLTKQGAALLLALGPLELWAQSWGARVVDADRDA
- a CDS encoding FAD-dependent oxidoreductase, translating into MAHVITRPCCNDGSCVSVCPVNCIHPTPDEPEFLTAEQLYIDPETCIDCGACIDECPVEAIYPDDQLSEKDEPYLQINADYYKDHDVDGGLVPPKKTPPMPDKALHVAIVGAGPAALYAAEVLVRKNTVTVDVYDRLPTPHGLVRFGVAPDHAATKLVERGYLSTANKKNFNYFLNVKVGEHITHDELAQRYHAVVYAVGAATDKKLGIPGEDLPGSISATEFVAWYNGHPDYTHLDFDLSGERAVVVGNGNVALDVARILVTDPEALAKTDIAEYALERLRASNIREVVVLGRRGIGQAAYTNSEFLALGDIEGVDVVIDPDELTLDPASQEAFDNDELDSTIGTKLRLAQEFSERPTTDGNRRIVFRFLSSPVSLTGDGKVTSMVVGKNAFDDGTERVAVSPTGETDTLETGLVLRSIGYQGHAEAVPGLPFDDARGVVPNDGGRVLDGDAPLTGVYVTGWIKRGATGGIGRNRLCGEETAEAVIADFVDEKLTDPTIAREDVAALVAERGAHLVDLAGWKQIDAAERAAGREAGRPRIKLTDVSALEAAAEAAE
- a CDS encoding class I SAM-dependent methyltransferase encodes the protein MLTVDFDRLDVGPETSAIDIGAGQGRHSFEMFRRGADVIAFDQSESDMADVGAMFDAMMAEKQVPASAKARAEVGDALRLPYADDSFDVVLMSEILEHVPADEAAIAEMVRILKPGGKAAVTVPRYWPEKVCWALSDEYHEVEGGHVRIYKASELASKLEEAGLRVTGTGHAHALHAPFWWLKCAVGVDNEGNPLVRGYHQMLVWDMMKAPALTRTAEKLLNPVIGKSVVLYLEKPL
- a CDS encoding glycosyltransferase family 4 protein; this encodes MRIALLSYRSKPHCGGQGVYVRHLSRELALLGHDVEVFSGQPYPEFDQAALDAGVRLTKVPSLDLYGEPEPFRNPKRSEYRDWIDVVEVAQMWTAAFGEPLTFSLRVARLLEQRRDDFDVVHDNQCLGYGLLRLPKMGFPLVATIHHPITRDRALAVKAAKGWRKITAARWHSFLAMQGRVARRIPVLLTVSRSSEVDTRKAFDIPEGRLATIPLGVDTELFTPLPTAQRVPGRVVCIASADAPLKGVSYLLEAIAKVAAERPVELTLVSKLDPTGPSARLIDALSIREHVRVVNGIDDEELAALLASAEVAVVPSLYEGFSLPAVEAMSCGTPLIATRAGAIPEVVGEGSGAGAVLVPSQDSGAIAQELLRLLDDERARTELGAAARRRAVENYSWAAVAAKTVAQYRRAIEGSE